Within Candidatus Hydrogenedentota bacterium, the genomic segment CGCGAACGGCCTCCTGGCGCAGGTCTGCGCCTATTATCACGACATCGGCAAGCTGCGGCGCCCCGAGTATTTCGTCGAGAACCAGACCGGCATCAATATACACGACGAGCTTTCTCCGCGCCTGAGCGCGCGCGCCATTGCCTCTCATGTGCTCGAGGGGGCTGAAATGGCCCGCGAGATGCATCTGCCCAAACCGATCGTCGACGGGATTTTGGAGCATCACGGGACATGCCTCATCAGCTTCTTCTACCAGGAGGCCTTGGCGCAGCAGAAACATGGCGATGTTCGCGAGGAAGACTTTCGGTACCCCGGCCCGAAACCCCAGCGCCGAGAGACCGCCATCCTGATGATCTGCGACGTGGCCGAGTCCGGCGTACGGTCGATTAAGAATCCCAACGAGGAGCGTATCCGCGAGTTTATTGACAAAATCGTCAAGGCCCGCGCCGACGATGGCCAGTTCGACCAGTGCGATCTCACCTTGAAAGACCTTGATACGATCAAGGCTATCGTGACTTCGCGGCTGGTGAGCTTCGCGCACCAGCGCATTTCGTATCCTGACCAGAAGGACGAAAAGGATGTCCGCCCGCCGAATGTGGTTGCCCTTCGGGGAGGCCAGGAATCATGAGCGCCGGCAAGGCAAGAGCCATGGTGGAACTCGCGATCTGCAACGAGTCGACTCGGAAACGGCTCTACCGTACCGGCGACCTGCTTGCCTTTGCCGAAAAGGTCTGCGCGGGCGAAGGCATTGGGGGGACGATAGAAGTCAGTGTCTTGTTCTGCGACGACGCGCGCATCCGTCACTTGAACCGGCAGTACCGCAAGCTGGACCGTCCGACGGATGTGCTTTCGTTCTGCCAGAACCAGGCGGGCCAGGCAGGATTCCGTATTCTGGGCGATATCGTGATATCATTGGAGACTGTCGAGCGGCATTGCCGGGGAGAGCGTGGCGCGATGCGCGAGGAGGTCCGCGTGCTGTTCTGCCATGGCCTTCTGCACCTTCTCAACTACACGCACGGGACCGAGGCTGCGCGGCGCGCTATGGCTGGCAAACAGGCTGAGTATCTGGAGATCCCCCTCGACAGCGCCTGGCCGAATGCATTGAAGGAACGCTCGGCAAAGCATAAGTGAATCGCATGGGAGAAAAGACACACGTAGACGATGATGCGGGGCCTTACCCTAGTACGCGCGCAAAGGTGCTGGGCGCGCTCGTTGCCGTGGCGTTTCTAGGCGTTCTCTTCATCGGGTTTCCGGCGGGCTGGAGCGCCGGGGCCGCGGTGAGCGGCGAACCCGCGGATACAGTGGCCTTCACGGATTTTCTGCCCGTTCCCGTGTTGGTCTGTGTCGCGGTGCTTCTCGGGCTGTCGGCCTTTTTCTCGGGTTCCGAGACGGCCTTCTTTTCAATCCACAGGCTTCGCCTGCGGGCCATATCCGAGGAGGAGACCATCTCGGGCCGGTTCATCACGAACATGATGAAGTCCCCCGGGCGTCTGTTGACGACGATCCTGGTGGGCAACACGACGGTCAACGTGCTGATTTCGGTGTTGCTGGGCACGCGGGTGCAGCGCTATTTCGAGCACGCTTTTGGCTGGAGCACGCCGCTGGCTTATCCGGTGGCTGTCGCCGCATGCACCGGGGTACTGGTCTTTTTCGGGGAAATCTCGCCCAAGATCGTAGCGGTAGGAGCCTCCGAGACGCTTGCGCGGCTCTTCGCCCTGCCGCTGAGCCTGGCTGATCGTGTGCTGGCGCCGTTGCGCAACACGCTTCTTCGCCTTACCGATCTGTTGTTTCGCGTCACCCGGTTTCACGAGCTGCGCGCCGCGCCGTTCATCACCGACGAGGAGCTGAAAGCGGCCCTGTCGACGGGCGAGTCGCACGGCGCCATCGAGAGCGGCGAGCGGCAGATGATCCAGGGCATCCTCGAGTTTACCGACACCAAACTGCGCGAAGTGCTGACGCCCCGGCCGGATGTGGTGGCGCTTCCCTCGAACGCCACGGTCAAAGAAGCCCTCGAAGCGTATCGCGAAAACGAATACTCGCGCATGCCCGTCTTTGAAGAAGATATGGACCACATCCGCGGCGTTATTGTGATGAAAGATCTGCTGCCGGCCATCGCCAAAGGCGATACGGCGCGCCTCGCGAGCGACTTTCTGCGGCCGCCGCTTTTCGTGCCCGAGACTATGACGGTGCCCCAATTCGTGCGTCATGCCCAGCAGAGACGGACGCATCTCGGCATCGTGGTCGACGAGTACGGCGGCACCGCCGGCATCGTCACCCTCGAAGATGCCGTCGAAGAAGTCGTGGGCGACATCATGGACGAAGATGAGCAGGAATTGCCGCCGTACGAACGCGTTGCTCAGAATGTCTACCGCGTGGACGGCGGATTGCCGCTGGACGAATTGAGCGAGATACTCAAGATCAAGCTCGAGGATGAAGAGCACGAGACCGTTGCCGGGTTCCTCATGAAGATGAGCGACCGGATACTCCAGCCGGGCGATGAGATCGAGCACTACGGGGTGCGTTTCGTCGTCGAGCGTTGCGACGGGAAACGCGTGGAATCCGTCCGCATCGAGATGACCCCGGCCCCGGACCGTACGGACGCCGCGCAGGAGGGAGCGCCGCAATGATGAGCGCAGCACTCACCCTTCTGGCCGTGTTCTTGCTCGCGGTCCTGTTTCAGGCCTTGTTCGCGGGGTACGAGACCGGCTTCGTGTCGAGCAACGCCATCCGTATCCGCTACCTTGCGGAAGAAGAAGGCAATGTGCGGGCGCGGGGTCTGCTGCGGTACATCGAGCGGCCGGAGCAAATGCTCGCGATGCTTCTGATCGGCACCAACATCGCCACCATGGCGGGCACCATGGCGATCACTCAGGCATTCACCGTGCTGCTGGGCGCCCAAGGCGCCGGGCACGCGAACATTGACATCATCACGAAATGGAGCGAAGTGCTCGCCATGCTGGTCGTCGCGCCGATGATGCTTGTTTTCGGCGAGATTCTTCCGAAGAGCGTCTTCCGGACCCATCCAAATCGGCTTGCCCTCGCCCTGTTCCCCATCATCAACGTTTTCTATTGGCTGCTGACGCCCGTGGCCAAACCTGTTTCGTGGTTCACGCAGACCCTTTTCCGCAGACGCGACAAGCGGACCTACCTCAGCCCGCTGATGTCCACCCTCGACGACGTTCGGGTGCTGGTCGACGAAAGCGCGCAGCATGGGACCATCGATCCGGAAGAGCAGCGCATGATTCACGCCATCATCGACCTCCAGAACATACAGGCCAAGGAGATCATGGTGCCGCGCATCGACATCTACGGCCTGCCCGACACCACAACGCGCTCCGAACTGCTTGGCATATTCGAAGCGTCGGGCAAGACGCGCATTCCTATCTATCACGAGTCGGTGGATGAGATCATCGGCATCGTTACGGCTCACGACGTTCTGCTTGACACCGATTCGGGAAGCGAGGACATCCGCCTCTTCATGCGCGATGTCATGCACGTGCCCGACACCATTACCCTCGATGACGTGTTCGAACAGATGAAGCGCAAGAAGCAGCACATCGCGATCGTCATCGACGAGTACGGCGGGACCGACGGACTTATCACCCTCGAAGACATTCTCGAGGTCATTTTCGGACAGATCCAGGACGAGCACGACCGCGAACCGAAGCCCATCCAGCGGGTGGGCCCCGACGCGTACGTCATCGAAGCCCGGATGAGTCTCGAAGAGGCCGGCGAATTCATGCAGGTCATTATTGAAGACGACGAAGTTGAAACCATCGGAGGCTGGCTGATGCACGTGGCGGGGCGCATACCCGCGCAAGGGGAAGTGGTGCTGCACAACGGTTTCCGGATGACCGTGCTCGAAGGCGGCGTAAACTTCGTCTCGAAGATCCGCCTCGAAATCCTGCCCGAGGCAAAGGAAGCTTATGGCGCGCAAACGCAAGACGATGCCAACGACGGACAAGACACCGGGTCCCGCGCCTAAACGCTCCGTGTGGAGCGGGGCACGGTACGTATACAGCAAACTCTGGCGCATCCTGGTTGCCGGGTTCCTGCTGTGGCTGCCTCTCATCATCACCCTGTGGGTTTCCTGGTGGGTGCTGAGCAAGCTTGTATTCGGCATCGAACGGCTCATCAAGACCGCCGTGGTAAACCTGCACGCTATCGCCGAGCGAGTTCCCCAACTGGGGTTTCTCGCCAACATCAAGTATCAGCCGGGCCTCGGCATTCTGTTGGCCATTACGATATTCCTCGTTTCCGGGTATCTTGCGCGATACCTGATCGGACGCAAGCTCATAGCGTTTGGCGAACGGCTGTTCCGGTTTATCCCGTTCTTCAACCGGATCTATCAGGCGGTCGTGCAGATCCGCGACGTATTCGTGAACCGCCAGGGCACGGTGTTCCAGCGCGTCTGCCTCGTTGACTACCCCCGCGAGGGCATGACCGCGGTCGCTTTCGTCACCTCGTCGGAACAGGGGACGGTACAGCGCCGGAAAGGCAAAGAACTCATCGCCGTGTTCGTGCCCACTACCCCCAACCCCACTTCGGGGTATCTGATCTATCTCCCCCCCGAGGACATCACCGAGATCGACATGCCCGTCGAAGAAGCCATGAAACTTATCGTGTCCGGC encodes:
- a CDS encoding hemolysin family protein; the protein is MMSAALTLLAVFLLAVLFQALFAGYETGFVSSNAIRIRYLAEEEGNVRARGLLRYIERPEQMLAMLLIGTNIATMAGTMAITQAFTVLLGAQGAGHANIDIITKWSEVLAMLVVAPMMLVFGEILPKSVFRTHPNRLALALFPIINVFYWLLTPVAKPVSWFTQTLFRRRDKRTYLSPLMSTLDDVRVLVDESAQHGTIDPEEQRMIHAIIDLQNIQAKEIMVPRIDIYGLPDTTTRSELLGIFEASGKTRIPIYHESVDEIIGIVTAHDVLLDTDSGSEDIRLFMRDVMHVPDTITLDDVFEQMKRKKQHIAIVIDEYGGTDGLITLEDILEVIFGQIQDEHDREPKPIQRVGPDAYVIEARMSLEEAGEFMQVIIEDDEVETIGGWLMHVAGRIPAQGEVVLHNGFRMTVLEGGVNFVSKIRLEILPEAKEAYGAQTQDDANDGQDTGSRA
- a CDS encoding hemolysin family protein — its product is MGEKTHVDDDAGPYPSTRAKVLGALVAVAFLGVLFIGFPAGWSAGAAVSGEPADTVAFTDFLPVPVLVCVAVLLGLSAFFSGSETAFFSIHRLRLRAISEEETISGRFITNMMKSPGRLLTTILVGNTTVNVLISVLLGTRVQRYFEHAFGWSTPLAYPVAVAACTGVLVFFGEISPKIVAVGASETLARLFALPLSLADRVLAPLRNTLLRLTDLLFRVTRFHELRAAPFITDEELKAALSTGESHGAIESGERQMIQGILEFTDTKLREVLTPRPDVVALPSNATVKEALEAYRENEYSRMPVFEEDMDHIRGVIVMKDLLPAIAKGDTARLASDFLRPPLFVPETMTVPQFVRHAQQRRTHLGIVVDEYGGTAGIVTLEDAVEEVVGDIMDEDEQELPPYERVAQNVYRVDGGLPLDELSEILKIKLEDEEHETVAGFLMKMSDRILQPGDEIEHYGVRFVVERCDGKRVESVRIEMTPAPDRTDAAQEGAPQ
- the ybeY gene encoding rRNA maturation RNase YbeY; translated protein: MSAGKARAMVELAICNESTRKRLYRTGDLLAFAEKVCAGEGIGGTIEVSVLFCDDARIRHLNRQYRKLDRPTDVLSFCQNQAGQAGFRILGDIVISLETVERHCRGERGAMREEVRVLFCHGLLHLLNYTHGTEAARRAMAGKQAEYLEIPLDSAWPNALKERSAKHK
- a CDS encoding DUF502 domain-containing protein; this encodes MARKRKTMPTTDKTPGPAPKRSVWSGARYVYSKLWRILVAGFLLWLPLIITLWVSWWVLSKLVFGIERLIKTAVVNLHAIAERVPQLGFLANIKYQPGLGILLAITIFLVSGYLARYLIGRKLIAFGERLFRFIPFFNRIYQAVVQIRDVFVNRQGTVFQRVCLVDYPREGMTAVAFVTSSEQGTVQRRKGKELIAVFVPTTPNPTSGYLIYLPPEDITEIDMPVEEAMKLIVSGGAYIPSKHGWRPAGEPPEPEQLELDNAQDAEQATSAEPERTSEA